The following coding sequences lie in one Variovorax terrae genomic window:
- a CDS encoding enoyl-CoA hydratase/isomerase family protein — MIDLRHEGATAVLTLMRRERGNALGLELVEALIGAVEACIADPAVHTLAITADGDDFCTGFDLGGFKLPDGAAELAALDGALLWRFVRIEHLLSLLWHAPLRTVAVAHGRAFGAGADLFAACDLRLAAPGTQWRFPGAAFGIVLGTRRLGEQVGTDRALAWVTTGALIPIDEALAQGLATGLVPDGGWRRQLAPLSVGRPAYAALRAAARSDRRNADLAALVRSAMQPGLARRIAAYRDALRRPPPASAGD; from the coding sequence ATGATCGATCTCCGTCATGAAGGCGCCACCGCGGTGCTGACCCTGATGCGCCGCGAACGCGGCAATGCACTCGGCCTGGAGCTGGTCGAGGCGTTGATCGGTGCGGTCGAGGCCTGCATCGCCGACCCAGCCGTGCACACGCTGGCCATCACCGCCGACGGCGATGATTTCTGCACCGGTTTCGACCTTGGCGGTTTCAAGCTGCCTGACGGCGCGGCAGAACTTGCCGCATTGGATGGCGCACTGCTGTGGCGTTTCGTGCGCATCGAGCACCTGCTGTCCCTGCTCTGGCATGCGCCGCTGCGCACGGTGGCCGTGGCTCATGGGCGCGCCTTCGGCGCCGGCGCCGACCTGTTCGCGGCCTGCGACCTGCGCCTGGCCGCGCCCGGCACGCAATGGCGATTCCCGGGGGCGGCGTTTGGCATCGTGCTGGGTACGCGCCGGCTCGGCGAGCAGGTGGGCACCGACCGTGCGCTGGCCTGGGTCACCACCGGCGCCCTGATTCCGATCGACGAGGCGCTCGCGCAGGGCCTGGCCACCGGCCTTGTGCCGGATGGCGGCTGGCGTCGCCAGCTTGCGCCGCTGAGTGTCGGCCGGCCCGCCTATGCCGCGCTGCGCGCCGCCGCCCGAAGCGACCGGCGCAATGCCGACCTGGCCGCCCTGGTGCGTTCGGCGATGCAGCCGGGCCTGGCCCGGCGCATCGCGGCCTACCGCGACGCGTTGCGCCGCCCGCCGCCCGCCTCGGCCGGGGACTGA
- a CDS encoding Bug family tripartite tricarboxylate transporter substrate binding protein has product MIRFPNLRLFTPLAALLSLLVGLCTAPAWAQDSWPARPIRMVVPFPPGGSSDILGRIVADRLGRMLNANVFVDNKPGGTTQIGTDFVANAAPDGYTLLLGAASSFTVLPNLRKLSYSMDSFEAVGGVADYIAVMAVRKTLPVKDMKEFVAYAKAHPKKLSFGSAGEASAGHVYGGTLSRDTGIELLHVPFRGSVDAVNALVAGDIDFVIDGAATPMVKAGRAVPLATFYRVRHPELPNVPTLKEAGFDIATSKGAGWGVLAPRGTPKAVMARLSEALRKILADKSVQEEFLRANSIASWQTPEEFRLGLQADQKMYSELLPAIGVSKSQ; this is encoded by the coding sequence TTGATTCGATTCCCCAACCTTCGCCTGTTCACGCCGCTGGCGGCGCTGTTGTCACTGCTCGTGGGGCTGTGCACGGCTCCCGCGTGGGCGCAGGACAGCTGGCCCGCGCGCCCGATCCGCATGGTGGTGCCGTTCCCGCCGGGTGGTTCCTCCGACATCCTGGGGCGCATCGTGGCCGACCGCCTGGGCCGCATGCTGAACGCCAATGTGTTCGTCGACAACAAGCCGGGCGGCACCACACAGATCGGTACCGACTTTGTTGCCAATGCCGCCCCCGATGGCTATACCCTGCTGCTGGGCGCCGCATCGAGCTTCACCGTGCTGCCCAATCTGCGCAAGCTGTCGTACTCCATGGACAGTTTCGAGGCGGTGGGCGGCGTGGCCGACTACATCGCGGTGATGGCGGTGCGCAAGACCCTGCCGGTCAAGGACATGAAGGAGTTCGTGGCCTATGCCAAGGCTCACCCGAAGAAGCTGTCCTTCGGCTCGGCCGGCGAAGCCTCGGCCGGCCATGTCTACGGCGGCACGCTCTCGCGCGACACCGGCATCGAGTTGCTGCACGTGCCGTTTCGCGGCTCGGTCGACGCGGTCAATGCGCTGGTGGCCGGCGACATCGACTTCGTGATCGACGGTGCGGCCACGCCCATGGTGAAGGCGGGCCGGGCCGTTCCGCTGGCCACGTTCTACCGGGTGCGCCACCCTGAGCTGCCGAACGTGCCGACCCTCAAGGAAGCCGGCTTCGACATCGCCACCTCCAAGGGCGCGGGCTGGGGCGTTCTGGCACCGCGCGGCACCCCCAAGGCCGTGATGGCGCGCCTGTCCGAGGCCCTGCGAAAGATTCTTGCGGACAAGAGCGTGCAGGAGGAGTTCCTGCGCGCCAACTCCATTGCCTCCTGGCAAACCCCGGAGGAGTTCCGGCTCGGGCTGCAGGCCGACCAGAAGATGTACAGCGAACTGCTGCCCGCCATCGGCGTTTCGAAAAGCCAATGA
- a CDS encoding branched-chain amino acid ABC transporter permease, which produces MNKKLVGYGVLLLALLAAPFLGAYPVFVMKLLCFALFASAFNLLLGYTGLLSFGHAAFLGGSAYVAGHVIKVWGLTPELGLLCGTLTGAALGWLFGVLAIRRQGIYFAMITLALAQMLFFICLQAKFTGGEDGLQGVPRGRLFGLVDLGNDLTMYYVTLAIVVAAFLLIMRIIYSPFGQVLKAVKENEPRAISLGYDTGRFKLLAFVLSAALAGLAGSLKTLVLGFATLSDVHWTASGHVILMTLVGGLGTLSGPLVGSAVVVVLENKLGEIGNFLASLTGIDWFTTLGESVTLVTGFIFVVCVLAFRRGIMGEVIALLDRWRGGARH; this is translated from the coding sequence ATGAACAAGAAGCTGGTCGGTTATGGGGTCTTGCTGCTGGCGCTGCTCGCGGCGCCGTTCCTGGGCGCGTACCCGGTGTTCGTGATGAAGCTGCTGTGCTTTGCGCTGTTTGCCTCGGCATTCAATCTGCTGCTGGGCTACACCGGGCTGCTGTCGTTCGGGCACGCGGCCTTCCTGGGCGGCTCGGCCTACGTCGCGGGCCATGTCATCAAGGTCTGGGGCCTCACGCCCGAGCTCGGCCTGCTGTGCGGCACGCTGACGGGCGCTGCGCTGGGCTGGCTGTTCGGTGTGCTGGCCATCCGCCGCCAGGGCATCTATTTCGCGATGATCACGCTGGCGCTGGCGCAGATGCTGTTCTTCATCTGCCTGCAGGCCAAATTCACCGGCGGCGAGGATGGCTTGCAGGGTGTGCCGCGCGGGCGGCTGTTCGGGCTGGTGGACCTGGGTAACGACCTGACCATGTACTACGTGACGCTGGCGATCGTGGTGGCGGCGTTCCTGCTCATCATGCGCATCATCTACTCACCGTTCGGCCAGGTGCTCAAGGCGGTGAAGGAGAACGAGCCGCGCGCCATCTCGCTGGGCTACGACACGGGCCGTTTCAAGCTGCTGGCTTTCGTGCTGTCGGCCGCGCTGGCCGGCCTGGCCGGCTCGCTCAAGACCCTGGTGCTCGGTTTTGCCACGCTCAGCGACGTGCACTGGACGGCTTCGGGCCATGTGATCCTGATGACGCTCGTGGGCGGCCTGGGCACGCTGTCAGGCCCGCTCGTGGGCTCGGCCGTGGTGGTGGTGCTGGAGAACAAGCTGGGCGAGATCGGCAATTTCCTGGCCAGCCTCACGGGCATCGACTGGTTCACCACCCTTGGCGAGTCGGTCACCCTGGTCACCGGCTTCATCTTCGTGGTCTGTGTGCTGGCGTTCCGCCGCGGCATCATGGGCGAGGTCATCGCGCTGCTGGACCGCTGGCGCGGCGGCGCAAGACACTGA
- a CDS encoding CaiB/BaiF CoA transferase family protein, which translates to MNRIDLPLAGIKVVEFCHVAAGPFCGMLLADFGAEVIKVEPPDGDTLRQWPPITEGFSENFASLNRGKRSAALDLKKPEDLAVARSLVLDADVLIENNRAGAMERLGLGWEWFRERKPTLIYCSISAYGQSGPRAGEGGFDLTMQAAAGVMSVTGAPDGEPAKCGVPISDFTAGLYAAYTISAALARLRGGGPGARGCHVDVPMFATTLAVGALQTSEYFGTGRNPRRLGSAHPRNAPYQSFACADGWFAIAAGNNKLWQSVCAVTNTPELLEDARFATPALRAAHQAELRELLEAVFAHAGAAEWVERFAAAGVPSAPINHYADALADAQTVHLELVQPMTLPNQVATRTVACPVRLDGAPVAVDTRPPALDEHGAALRGRYRDGGAPREPS; encoded by the coding sequence ATGAATCGAATCGACCTGCCTTTGGCCGGTATCAAAGTGGTGGAGTTCTGCCACGTCGCGGCCGGGCCGTTCTGCGGCATGCTGCTGGCCGACTTCGGCGCCGAAGTCATCAAGGTCGAGCCGCCCGACGGCGACACCTTGCGCCAGTGGCCACCGATCACCGAGGGGTTTTCGGAGAACTTTGCCTCGCTCAACCGCGGCAAGCGCTCGGCCGCGCTCGACCTCAAGAAGCCCGAAGATCTGGCCGTCGCGCGCAGCCTGGTGCTCGACGCCGACGTGCTGATCGAGAACAACCGCGCCGGCGCCATGGAGCGCCTGGGCCTGGGCTGGGAGTGGTTTCGCGAGCGCAAGCCGACGCTGATCTACTGCTCCATCTCGGCCTATGGCCAGAGCGGCCCGCGAGCCGGCGAGGGCGGCTTCGACCTGACCATGCAGGCGGCCGCCGGCGTCATGAGCGTCACCGGTGCCCCTGACGGGGAACCGGCCAAGTGCGGCGTGCCGATCTCCGACTTCACCGCCGGCCTGTACGCGGCCTACACCATCAGCGCCGCGCTGGCGCGCCTGCGCGGCGGCGGCCCCGGCGCGCGCGGCTGCCATGTGGACGTGCCGATGTTCGCCACCACGCTGGCCGTGGGCGCGTTGCAGACCAGCGAGTACTTCGGCACCGGGCGCAACCCGCGCCGACTCGGCTCCGCGCATCCGCGCAATGCGCCGTACCAGAGCTTCGCCTGCGCCGACGGCTGGTTCGCCATTGCGGCGGGCAACAACAAGCTCTGGCAGTCGGTCTGCGCGGTGACCAACACGCCAGAGCTGCTGGAAGATGCGCGCTTTGCTACGCCGGCCCTGCGGGCGGCCCATCAGGCGGAGCTGCGCGAGCTGCTGGAAGCCGTGTTTGCCCATGCAGGTGCTGCAGAATGGGTGGAGCGCTTTGCGGCCGCGGGCGTGCCATCGGCACCGATCAACCACTATGCCGATGCATTGGCCGATGCGCAGACCGTGCACCTTGAGCTGGTTCAGCCGATGACGCTGCCCAATCAGGTGGCCACGCGGACCGTGGCCTGTCCCGTGCGTCTGGACGGTGCGCCGGTGGCGGTGGACACCCGGCCGCCTGCGCTGGACGAGCACGGCGCCGCACTGCGCGGCCGCTACCGAGATGGCGGTGCACCGAGGGAGCCGTCATGA
- a CDS encoding cysteine dioxygenase, with protein MNRPPAPAAMDAIAPLREFVVAATRLADQSLEEAARVAAMKPLLARLIATDGWLPEDAAQPHPEYYCQYLLHCDPLERFSVVSFVWGPGQRTPIHDHTVWGLIGMLRGAETGQHYRHAPDGRLAPHGAPARLEPGDIELVSPATGDIHQVANAHADRTSISIHVYGANIGAVARHVFDAQTGMAKSFVSGYSSTAVPNLWDRSEAMRRSLGEAAP; from the coding sequence ATGAATCGGCCGCCTGCTCCCGCCGCGATGGACGCGATAGCGCCGCTGCGTGAATTCGTTGTGGCGGCCACCCGTCTGGCCGACCAGTCCCTGGAGGAGGCGGCGCGCGTGGCTGCCATGAAACCGCTGCTGGCGCGGCTCATCGCGACCGATGGCTGGCTGCCGGAAGACGCGGCCCAGCCGCACCCGGAGTACTACTGCCAGTACCTGCTGCACTGCGATCCGCTCGAGCGCTTCTCGGTCGTGAGCTTCGTCTGGGGGCCGGGCCAGCGCACGCCGATCCACGACCACACGGTCTGGGGCCTGATCGGCATGCTGCGCGGCGCCGAGACCGGACAGCACTATCGCCACGCGCCGGATGGCCGGCTGGCGCCGCACGGCGCGCCGGCCCGCCTGGAGCCTGGCGATATCGAACTCGTGTCGCCGGCCACCGGTGACATCCACCAGGTGGCCAATGCCCATGCCGACCGTACCTCGATCAGCATCCATGTCTACGGCGCCAACATCGGGGCCGTGGCGCGGCATGTGTTCGATGCGCAGACTGGCATGGCCAAGTCCTTCGTCTCGGGCTATTCGTCCACGGCGGTGCCCAATCTCTGGGACCGTTCCGAAGCGATGCGGCGCAGTCTCGGCGAGGCGGCGCCATGA
- a CDS encoding acetate--CoA ligase family protein, with protein MNPTLSAALAVTPNQSVRQILHPKSVAIVGASESEEKWGGRLLRYMLKHRHDGALYPINARATELMGLPAYAALQDCPGPVDLAILLVPRDHVLAAIEDCVAKRIGCALCITAGFAETGPAGREAEEQLVATARAGGVRLIGPNCMGLMNAHHNLAATTGVVMGSIDRLPAGGIGLASQSGALMGAMLSRGVDVGAGFSSTVSVGNQSDLDLNDFFEYLIDDPLTEVVCLYMEAVKDAQRFTALLARATAAGKPVCIAKSGRSDAGARAAASHTASLAGAWPAFEATCRRWGVYLFETIYDLLHGAQVLQRGKRASSRGVAVFSGSGGGGALLADALEGAGLELPYLSAQTRDALAPVLPATHRELPLDFGMLNHMAAPDPALAGGSVAIALDRAMADEAVGAGVLLLTTQPQQERVVEAVLSAGSRSAKPLLFVQGAGNHGEVARQALRAAGYGYLDSPHDALKVASALASRGEPQPLVLGPACEFPPGLAAGFVTEPGARRLIEAAGIPTTRWRLAADAGEAVAAAREIGGAVAIKAVSAQIVHKSDVGAVQLNVHGDEAVRAACERIAAAAQAAGVPVLDGYLVTEMWKADAELILGIQHDPDFGPMVMVGAGGVLVELMKDVQLAPAPLSHATARAMLDALKSRALLTGFRGRPPADLDAIADALVRLGALAVASQGRLRELDINPLFVAGDRIVAADARATLA; from the coding sequence ATGAATCCCACGCTTTCCGCCGCCCTTGCCGTCACACCCAACCAATCGGTCCGCCAGATCCTGCATCCAAAGTCCGTCGCCATCGTCGGCGCCTCGGAGAGCGAGGAGAAGTGGGGCGGCCGGCTGCTGCGCTACATGCTCAAGCACCGCCATGACGGTGCGCTCTACCCGATCAATGCGCGGGCCACCGAGCTCATGGGCTTGCCGGCCTATGCCGCGCTGCAGGACTGCCCGGGTCCGGTGGACCTGGCGATCCTGCTGGTGCCGCGCGACCATGTGCTGGCGGCCATCGAGGACTGCGTGGCCAAGCGCATCGGCTGCGCGCTGTGCATCACCGCGGGCTTTGCCGAAACCGGCCCGGCCGGCCGCGAGGCCGAAGAGCAGCTGGTGGCCACGGCGCGCGCCGGCGGCGTGCGCCTGATTGGGCCCAACTGCATGGGCCTGATGAACGCCCACCATAACCTGGCGGCCACCACCGGCGTGGTCATGGGCAGCATCGACCGCCTGCCTGCGGGCGGCATCGGCCTGGCCAGCCAGAGCGGCGCGCTGATGGGGGCCATGCTCTCGCGCGGCGTGGACGTGGGCGCGGGTTTCTCCTCCACCGTCTCGGTGGGCAACCAGTCGGACCTGGACCTCAATGACTTCTTCGAGTACCTGATCGACGACCCGCTCACCGAAGTAGTCTGCCTCTACATGGAGGCCGTGAAGGACGCGCAGCGCTTCACCGCGCTGCTGGCGCGCGCCACCGCCGCCGGCAAGCCGGTGTGCATCGCTAAGTCGGGCCGCAGCGATGCGGGCGCGCGCGCCGCCGCCTCGCACACGGCCAGCCTGGCCGGGGCCTGGCCCGCCTTCGAGGCCACCTGCCGGCGCTGGGGCGTCTACCTGTTCGAGACCATCTACGACCTGCTGCACGGTGCCCAGGTGCTGCAGCGCGGCAAGCGCGCCAGCTCGCGCGGCGTCGCGGTGTTCTCGGGCTCGGGCGGTGGCGGCGCGTTGCTGGCCGATGCGCTGGAGGGCGCCGGCCTGGAGCTGCCCTACCTGTCGGCGCAGACGCGCGACGCGCTGGCACCCGTGCTGCCGGCCACGCACCGCGAGCTGCCGCTGGACTTCGGCATGCTCAACCACATGGCCGCGCCCGACCCGGCGCTGGCCGGCGGCTCGGTCGCCATCGCGCTGGACCGCGCCATGGCCGACGAGGCCGTGGGCGCGGGCGTGCTGCTGTTGACCACGCAGCCGCAGCAGGAGCGCGTGGTGGAGGCTGTGCTGTCGGCCGGTAGCCGCTCGGCCAAGCCGCTGCTGTTCGTGCAAGGTGCGGGCAACCATGGCGAGGTGGCGCGCCAGGCGCTGCGCGCTGCGGGCTACGGCTACCTCGACAGCCCGCATGACGCGCTCAAGGTGGCCTCGGCGCTGGCCTCGCGCGGCGAGCCGCAGCCGCTGGTGCTTGGGCCGGCCTGCGAATTTCCGCCGGGGCTGGCCGCGGGCTTCGTCACCGAGCCGGGCGCGCGGCGCCTGATCGAGGCGGCCGGCATCCCCACCACGCGCTGGCGCCTGGCCGCCGACGCCGGGGAGGCCGTGGCCGCCGCGCGCGAGATCGGCGGCGCGGTGGCCATCAAGGCCGTGAGCGCGCAGATCGTGCACAAGAGCGACGTGGGCGCCGTCCAGCTCAACGTTCACGGCGACGAGGCCGTGCGCGCCGCCTGCGAGCGCATCGCCGCTGCGGCGCAGGCTGCCGGCGTGCCGGTGCTAGACGGCTACCTCGTCACCGAGATGTGGAAGGCCGATGCCGAGCTGATCCTCGGCATCCAGCACGACCCCGATTTCGGGCCGATGGTGATGGTCGGCGCCGGCGGCGTGCTGGTCGAGCTGATGAAGGACGTGCAGCTCGCGCCCGCGCCGCTGTCGCATGCCACCGCGCGGGCCATGCTCGATGCGCTGAAGAGCCGTGCGCTGCTCACCGGTTTCCGTGGCCGCCCGCCGGCCGACCTGGACGCCATCGCCGATGCGCTGGTGCGCCTGGGCGCGCTGGCCGTGGCCTCGCAAGGGCGGCTGCGCGAACTCGACATCAACCCGCTGTTCGTCGCCGGCGACCGCATCGTGGCGGCCGACGCCCGCGCGACGCTGGCCTGA
- a CDS encoding molybdopterin guanine dinucleotide-containing S/N-oxide reductase, with protein sequence METATQPLRPTSGHGGAAGHSYTATHWGIYEVRYRHGEAVALESFARDPSPSPIGLGMMDAVKGPLRVQRPSVRRSWLAAARGDAAESHRERRGQEEFVEVEWDEALRLVAGELQRVRQQHGNSAIFGGSYGWSSAGRFHHAQSQVHRFLNSVGGYVRHADSYSLGAARVLMPHIVAPMDEMHTLHTSWGVLEKHTTLFVSFGGVPAKNAQVGSGGASEHVVPQALERLARAGVRFVNISPVRNDIETGGEVEWIAIRPNTDTALILALAHTLYSEGLHDRGFLASHCVGFEAILPYLIGAADGQPKDARWAEAITGVPAGRITALARAMAANRTMLTMAWSLQRSHHGEQPFWGLVTLAAMLGQIGLPGGGFGVGYGTTNMIGNANAKFGGPTLPQGRNAVREFIPVARITDMLEKPGQGFDYNGERHRYADIRLIYWAGGNPFHHHQDLNRMLAAWQSKPETIVVHEQFWTPAAKLADIVLPATTALERNDIGYAARERYMVAMKQALDPVGEARDDYDIFADLATRLGTHEVFTEGLSSFQWLERLYEESRGRAARAGHALPAFDEFWQGDLLDLAVADAEVVMFQDFRTDPAAHPLGTPSGRIELFSERIAGFGYADCPGHARWFEPIEWLGSETAAKYPLHLLSDQPFTKLHSQFDHAAYSTGNKIGGREPLTLSRADAAARGLADGDLVRVFNDRGACLAAVRVSDDIRAGVAKLSTGAWFDPSHWRAGGPGNLEKHGNPNVLTLDIGASSLSQGCIAQTCLVQVERFQGMAPALTPYQLPVFAEYA encoded by the coding sequence ATGGAAACGGCCACGCAACCGTTGCGGCCAACGTCGGGCCACGGCGGTGCCGCAGGGCACTCGTACACGGCGACCCATTGGGGCATCTACGAGGTCCGCTACCGCCATGGCGAGGCCGTGGCGCTGGAGAGCTTTGCGCGCGACCCTTCGCCATCGCCCATCGGCCTGGGCATGATGGACGCGGTGAAAGGGCCGCTGCGCGTGCAGCGGCCTTCCGTGCGGCGCAGCTGGCTGGCCGCAGCGCGGGGCGATGCCGCCGAGAGCCATCGCGAGCGGCGCGGCCAGGAAGAATTCGTCGAGGTGGAGTGGGACGAAGCGCTGCGTCTGGTCGCCGGCGAACTGCAGCGGGTGCGCCAGCAGCACGGCAACAGCGCGATCTTTGGCGGCTCCTACGGCTGGTCGAGCGCCGGGCGCTTCCATCACGCGCAAAGCCAGGTCCACCGCTTCCTCAATTCGGTGGGCGGCTACGTGCGCCATGCCGACTCCTACAGCCTGGGCGCGGCGCGGGTGCTGATGCCGCACATCGTGGCGCCAATGGACGAGATGCACACGCTGCACACCAGCTGGGGCGTGCTGGAAAAGCATACGACGCTGTTCGTGAGCTTTGGCGGGGTGCCGGCCAAGAATGCCCAGGTCGGCTCCGGCGGCGCGTCCGAGCATGTGGTGCCGCAGGCGCTGGAGCGCCTGGCCCGGGCCGGCGTGCGCTTTGTCAACATCAGCCCGGTGCGCAACGACATCGAGACCGGCGGCGAGGTCGAGTGGATCGCCATCCGCCCCAACACCGACACGGCCCTGATCCTGGCGCTGGCCCACACGCTCTACAGCGAAGGCTTGCACGACCGCGGCTTCCTGGCGAGCCACTGCGTCGGCTTCGAGGCCATCCTGCCCTACCTCATCGGCGCGGCCGACGGCCAGCCCAAGGACGCGCGCTGGGCCGAGGCCATCACCGGCGTGCCGGCCGGGCGCATCACGGCCCTGGCGCGAGCGATGGCGGCGAATCGCACCATGCTGACCATGGCCTGGTCGCTGCAGCGCTCGCACCATGGCGAGCAGCCGTTCTGGGGCCTGGTTACCCTGGCCGCGATGCTGGGCCAGATCGGCTTGCCGGGCGGCGGCTTCGGCGTGGGCTACGGCACCACCAACATGATCGGCAACGCCAACGCCAAGTTCGGCGGGCCGACGCTGCCGCAGGGCCGCAATGCGGTGCGCGAGTTCATTCCGGTGGCCCGCATCACCGACATGCTGGAAAAGCCCGGCCAAGGCTTCGACTACAACGGCGAGCGCCACCGCTATGCCGACATCCGCCTGATCTACTGGGCCGGCGGCAATCCGTTTCACCACCATCAAGACTTGAACCGCATGCTGGCGGCCTGGCAGTCCAAGCCGGAAACCATCGTCGTGCATGAGCAGTTCTGGACGCCCGCCGCCAAGCTGGCCGACATCGTGCTGCCGGCCACCACGGCGCTGGAGCGCAACGACATCGGCTACGCCGCGCGCGAGCGCTACATGGTGGCGATGAAGCAGGCCCTCGACCCGGTGGGCGAGGCGCGCGATGACTACGACATCTTCGCCGACCTGGCCACGCGGCTGGGCACGCACGAGGTCTTCACCGAAGGGCTGTCCTCCTTCCAGTGGCTGGAGCGCTTGTACGAGGAATCGCGCGGCCGGGCCGCCCGCGCCGGCCATGCCTTGCCCGCGTTCGATGAGTTCTGGCAGGGTGACCTGCTGGACCTCGCGGTCGCCGACGCCGAAGTGGTGATGTTCCAGGACTTCCGCACCGACCCCGCGGCGCACCCGCTGGGCACCCCCAGTGGCCGCATCGAGCTGTTCAGCGAACGCATCGCGGGCTTCGGTTACGCGGATTGCCCGGGGCATGCGCGCTGGTTCGAGCCCATTGAATGGCTGGGCAGCGAAACAGCCGCGAAGTACCCGCTGCATCTGCTGAGCGACCAGCCGTTCACCAAGCTGCACAGCCAGTTCGACCATGCCGCCTACAGCACCGGCAACAAGATCGGCGGGCGCGAGCCGCTCACGCTTTCGCGCGCCGATGCTGCGGCGCGCGGCCTGGCCGACGGCGATCTGGTGCGGGTTTTCAACGACCGCGGTGCCTGTCTGGCCGCAGTGCGCGTGTCCGACGACATCCGCGCGGGTGTGGCCAAGCTGTCTACCGGTGCCTGGTTCGACCCGAGCCACTGGCGCGCCGGCGGCCCGGGCAACCTGGAGAAGCACGGCAATCCCAACGTGCTGACGCTGGACATCGGGGCCTCGAGCCTGTCCCAAGGCTGCATCGCTCAGACCTGCCTGGTGCAGGTGGAGCGCTTCCAGGGCATGGCTCCGGCCCTGACGCCTTATCAACTGCCTGTGTTTGCGGAGTACGCATGA
- a CDS encoding enoyl-CoA hydratase/isomerase family protein, with amino-acid sequence MAAIAYVSQDGIARITIDRADARNAINNEVVQGLQEAWRRFAREDDRVAVLGAAGEQAFSAGADLKDMPRDVWLSMPNLSVPCDKPIICAVNGFAVGAGATMVMLADMAVAEEQAQFIYPEAKIGAFAGVMAGFPPRMQYKAGLEWLMTGDPMTAQRAYEIGLVNRVVPKGQAMKVALEIAAKIAANAPLVVQAMKSIARSTLPKSSTEQYYPQRVMLDGIANSADIKEGVASFREKRPPRFTGK; translated from the coding sequence ATGGCTGCCATCGCCTACGTTTCGCAAGACGGGATCGCCCGCATCACCATCGACCGCGCCGACGCGCGCAACGCCATCAACAACGAGGTCGTGCAGGGCCTGCAGGAAGCCTGGCGCCGGTTCGCGCGCGAGGATGACCGGGTGGCCGTGCTGGGGGCCGCGGGCGAGCAGGCCTTCTCGGCCGGCGCCGACCTCAAGGACATGCCGCGCGACGTCTGGCTGTCCATGCCCAACCTGTCCGTGCCCTGCGACAAACCCATCATCTGCGCGGTCAACGGTTTCGCCGTCGGCGCTGGCGCCACCATGGTCATGCTGGCCGACATGGCCGTGGCGGAAGAGCAGGCCCAGTTCATCTACCCCGAGGCCAAGATCGGCGCCTTTGCCGGCGTCATGGCTGGCTTTCCGCCGCGCATGCAGTACAAGGCCGGGCTGGAGTGGCTGATGACCGGCGACCCGATGACGGCGCAGCGCGCCTACGAGATCGGCCTGGTGAACCGCGTCGTGCCCAAGGGGCAGGCCATGAAGGTGGCGCTGGAGATCGCGGCCAAGATCGCCGCCAATGCGCCGCTGGTGGTTCAAGCCATGAAATCGATTGCGCGCAGCACGCTGCCCAAGTCGTCCACCGAGCAGTACTACCCGCAGCGCGTGATGCTGGACGGCATCGCTAACAGCGCCGACATCAAGGAAGGCGTGGCCTCGTTTCGCGAGAAGCGGCCGCCGCGCTTCACGGGGAAGTGA
- a CDS encoding IclR family transcriptional regulator yields MNNTLIKGLQLLEVLASRDGTAGVSELALELGMGKSNVHRTLQALVELGYVVNEDSRGAYRASLKIWEVGARVIARLDVRRAASPAMQWLLEETRETVHLSVLDGDQVVYVDKLDSPEPVRAYSEIGGRAPAYCVATGKALLAWRDKPPALLRPAASPRQAFTPATLTDPAELVRELARIRAQGYAVNRGEWRASVWGVAAPIVDGTGQVVAAIGLSGPATRIKPTRVKSLAGLVTEAAQRVSDTLAVGGDAG; encoded by the coding sequence ATGAACAACACGCTGATCAAGGGATTGCAACTGCTCGAAGTGCTGGCCAGCCGCGACGGCACGGCCGGCGTGAGTGAACTGGCCCTCGAACTGGGCATGGGCAAGAGCAACGTGCACCGCACGCTGCAGGCCCTGGTGGAGCTGGGTTACGTGGTCAACGAGGACAGCCGCGGCGCCTACCGCGCCTCGCTCAAGATCTGGGAGGTAGGCGCTCGCGTGATCGCCCGGCTCGATGTGCGCCGGGCCGCCTCGCCGGCCATGCAATGGCTGCTGGAGGAAACGCGCGAGACGGTGCACCTGTCGGTGCTGGATGGCGACCAGGTGGTCTATGTCGACAAGCTCGACAGCCCGGAGCCCGTGCGCGCCTACAGTGAGATCGGAGGCCGTGCGCCCGCCTACTGCGTGGCCACCGGCAAGGCGCTGCTGGCCTGGCGCGACAAGCCCCCAGCCCTCTTGCGCCCGGCCGCTTCACCGCGGCAGGCCTTCACGCCGGCCACCCTCACCGATCCCGCCGAGCTGGTGCGCGAGCTGGCGCGCATCCGCGCGCAGGGCTATGCAGTCAACCGGGGCGAGTGGCGCGCCAGCGTCTGGGGCGTTGCCGCACCCATCGTCGATGGCACGGGACAGGTGGTGGCGGCGATCGGCTTGTCGGGCCCGGCCACCCGCATCAAGCCCACGCGCGTCAAATCATTGGCGGGTTTGGTGACCGAGGCCGCGCAGCGCGTGTCGGACACGCTCGCCGTGGGAGGCGATGCCGGCTAG